One Pecten maximus chromosome 16, xPecMax1.1, whole genome shotgun sequence DNA window includes the following coding sequences:
- the LOC117344658 gene encoding uncharacterized protein LOC117344658, with protein MSPYRSTNYNLQRDLGNECHLHSDLSSGCHLQRDRSTNYNLQRDLGNECHLHRDLSSGCHLQRDLSTNYNLQRDLGSDCHLHRDISSDCHLHRDLSTNYNLQRELGNECHLHRDLSRECHLQRDLSTNYNLQRELGNECHLHRDLSSDCHLHRDLSSDCNLQRDLSTNYNLQRELGNECHLHRDLSRECHLQRDLSTNYNLQRELCNECHLHRDLSSDCHLHRDLSSDCNLQRDLSTNYNLQRELGNECHLHRDISRECHLQRDLSTNYNLQRELAIAD; from the coding sequence ATGTCACCTTATCGTAGTACTAACTATAACCTTCAGAGGGATCTTGGTAATGAATGTCACCTTCACAGTGATCTAAGTAGTGGCTGTCACCTTCAAAGAGATCGTAGTACTAACTATAACCTTCAGAGGGATCTTGGTAATGAATGTCACCTTCACAGAGATCTAAGTAGTGGCTGTCACCTTCAAAGAGATCTTAGTACTAACTATAACCTTCAGAGGGATCTTGGTAGTGACTGTCACCTTCACAGAGATATAAGTAGTGACTGTCACCTTCACAGAGATCTTAGTACTAACTATAACCTTCAGAGGGAGCTTGGTAATGAATGTCACCTTCACAGAGATCTAAGTAGGGAATGTCACCTTCAAAGAGATCTTAGTACTAACTATAACCTTCAGAGGGAGCTTGGTAATGAATGTCACCTTCACAGAGATCTTAGTAGTGACTGTCACCTTCACAGAGATCTTAGTAGTGACTGTAACCTTCAAAGAGATCTTAGTACTAACTATAACCTTCAGAGGGAGCTTGGTAATGAATGTCACCTTCACAGAGATCTAAGTAGGGAATGTCACCTTCAAAGAGATCTTAGTACTAACTATAACCTTCAGAGGGAGCTTTGTAATGAATGTCACCTTCACAGAGATCTTAGTAGTGACTGTCACCTTCACAGAGATCTTAGTAGTGACTGTAACCTTCAAAGAGATCTTAGTACTAACTATAACCTTCAGAGGGAGCTTGGTAATGAATGTCACCTTCACAGAGATATAAGTAGGGAATGTCACCTTCAAAGAGATCTTAGTACTAACTATAACCTTCAGAGGGAGCTTG